The Winogradskyella schleiferi genome has a window encoding:
- a CDS encoding sensor histidine kinase gives MLKTNFIYKKIGQGLLHIIFWCAVLLFYTYFFGVGSNNFGDTLIFSLFLMPITIATTYVSIYKLIPDYLIAKRYFQFVLYSIYTLIISAYLVMVSIFFSLIYISNFEYNDMNPLTRNILFVLTGIYLVTFIVSAFKLMKLNIRASKRTQTLETKILETQLKLKEQELKYLKMQIHPHFLFNTLNTMYGFALKKADETPEMILKLSNLLDYLLYQVDKPFVSLNDEINHIEDYISLEQMRFSDTLNVNFSKHINPEPIEIAPMLLIPFVENSFKHGKIRNGKLEITIDIEATRSKIEFKIQNSSNQTSSSSEGIGLENIKKRLEFLYPNQHQLKIDRDENVFTIALNLNLNPTL, from the coding sequence ATGCTTAAAACGAATTTCATATATAAAAAAATCGGTCAAGGTCTGCTCCATATTATATTTTGGTGTGCTGTGCTCCTATTCTACACCTATTTTTTTGGTGTTGGCAGTAATAATTTTGGAGATACATTAATATTTTCTTTGTTTTTGATGCCGATTACAATTGCCACAACTTATGTCTCCATTTATAAGTTAATACCAGATTATCTCATAGCAAAACGTTATTTTCAGTTTGTACTTTATAGTATTTATACGCTGATAATTTCAGCGTATTTGGTCATGGTTTCTATCTTTTTTAGTTTGATTTATATTTCAAATTTTGAATATAATGACATGAATCCTTTGACTAGAAATATTCTTTTCGTGTTGACCGGAATATATCTTGTCACCTTCATAGTAAGTGCGTTTAAGCTGATGAAACTAAATATAAGGGCTTCAAAAAGAACCCAAACGCTTGAAACTAAAATTCTTGAAACACAATTGAAATTAAAAGAACAAGAACTGAAATATTTAAAAATGCAGATTCATCCACACTTTCTGTTTAACACGCTGAATACTATGTATGGTTTCGCATTGAAAAAAGCGGATGAAACACCAGAAATGATATTAAAACTATCCAACTTATTGGATTACTTGTTGTATCAAGTGGATAAACCATTTGTAAGTTTAAATGATGAAATAAATCATATTGAAGATTATATCAGTTTAGAGCAAATGCGTTTTAGTGATACTCTGAATGTGAATTTTTCGAAACATATAAATCCAGAACCTATTGAAATTGCTCCAATGCTATTGATTCCTTTTGTTGAAAATAGTTTTAAGCATGGAAAAATTAGAAATGGTAAACTGGAAATAACTATCGATATTGAAGCAACCCGTAGTAAAATTGAATTCAAAATTCAAAATAGTTCCAATCAAACATCAAGCTCAAGTGAAGGTATTGGATTGGAGAATATAAAAAAGCGCTTGGAATTCTTATACCCGAATCAACATCAACTTAAAATTGATAGAGATGAAAATGTTTTTACTATTGCATTAAATTTAAACCTAAACCCAACGTTATAA
- a CDS encoding aminotransferase class I/II-fold pyridoxal phosphate-dependent enzyme — protein sequence MAFKPANNIQDLQYFGEFGGVNPSISDSSTYTFLSAKTMFDTFEGNADGCYLYSRHSSPSNLYLGEALAAMEGTETATVTASGMGAITPVLLQLCNSGDHVVSSRTIYGGTYAFLKNFAPRLGIGTTFVDITKLDVIESAITSKTKVLYCESVSNPLLEVADIKRLSELAKKHKLKLVVDNTFSPLSISPIKLGADIVVHSLTKFINGSSDTVGGVVCGTQELIDDLRNVNSGAAMLLGSTMDSLRSASVLKNLRTLHIRMMQHSHNATFLAEKFENDGLKTVYPGLASHPSHTLFKSMMNEKYGFGGMMTIDVGTLDKANALMEMMQERNLGYLAVSLGFYKTLFSAPGSSTSSEIPEEEQEAMGLSDGLIRFSIGLDADIERTYELMRACMVELDIL from the coding sequence ATGGCTTTTAAACCTGCAAACAATATTCAAGATTTACAGTACTTCGGTGAATTCGGAGGTGTGAATCCTTCCATTTCAGATTCATCAACCTATACGTTCTTATCAGCAAAAACAATGTTCGATACCTTTGAAGGTAATGCTGATGGCTGTTATTTATACTCGCGTCATTCGTCGCCCTCAAACTTATATTTAGGCGAAGCTTTAGCAGCCATGGAAGGTACGGAAACGGCAACCGTAACGGCTTCAGGAATGGGAGCTATTACACCTGTATTATTACAACTTTGTAATTCTGGCGACCATGTGGTCAGCAGTAGAACCATTTATGGAGGCACTTATGCTTTTCTTAAAAACTTTGCACCGCGTTTAGGTATTGGGACGACGTTTGTAGATATTACAAAACTAGATGTCATTGAATCGGCAATTACTTCAAAAACTAAAGTGTTGTATTGTGAATCGGTTAGCAATCCGTTATTAGAAGTTGCTGATATCAAAAGATTGTCCGAACTAGCGAAAAAGCATAAGCTTAAATTGGTCGTTGACAATACGTTTTCGCCACTGTCCATTTCCCCTATAAAATTAGGCGCAGATATCGTGGTACATAGTTTGACCAAATTCATCAATGGTTCTTCCGATACCGTTGGTGGTGTGGTTTGTGGTACCCAAGAACTCATCGATGATTTACGAAACGTCAATAGTGGAGCCGCTATGTTATTAGGTTCTACAATGGATAGTTTACGTTCGGCTTCGGTGTTAAAGAATTTAAGAACCTTACATATCAGGATGATGCAACACAGCCATAACGCGACTTTTTTAGCTGAAAAATTTGAAAACGATGGTCTAAAAACCGTTTATCCAGGATTGGCCTCTCACCCATCACATACGTTATTTAAATCCATGATGAATGAAAAATATGGCTTTGGTGGTATGATGACCATTGATGTTGGTACTCTAGATAAAGCCAATGCGTTGATGGAAATGATGCAAGAACGCAACCTTGGTTATTTGGCAGTTAGTTTAGGATTCTACAAAACCTTATTTAGTGCGCCAGGCAGTTCTACATCGTCTGAAATTCCTGAGGAAGAACAAGAAGCGATGGGCTTGAGTGATGGTCTCATCCGTTTTTCTATAGGATTGGATGCCGATATTGAACGTACTTATGAACTGATGAGGGCTTGTATGGTGGAATTGGATATTTTATAA
- a CDS encoding Lrp/AsnC family transcriptional regulator, with product MTFDVIDRKLLELLQKDSKQTNKALAHALGLSVTAVYERIKKLENNKVVNRYVALVDKKKVDKDFVVFCNIKLVQHTQDYVVKFEREVAKLNEVLECYHISGDYDYLIKVLVEDMEAFREFMVKKLTTIDHIGSTYSMFMINEVKHTTAISI from the coding sequence ATGACTTTCGACGTGATTGACAGAAAATTATTAGAACTGCTACAAAAAGACAGTAAACAAACCAACAAAGCATTAGCTCATGCATTAGGACTGTCGGTTACGGCAGTTTACGAACGCATCAAAAAACTTGAAAATAATAAAGTTGTTAATCGCTATGTGGCACTAGTTGATAAAAAGAAAGTTGATAAAGATTTTGTGGTATTTTGTAATATTAAGTTAGTGCAACATACACAAGATTACGTTGTAAAATTTGAAAGGGAAGTCGCCAAGCTTAATGAAGTCTTAGAATGTTATCATATTAGTGGCGATTATGATTACCTTATAAAAGTTTTGGTAGAAGATATGGAAGCGTTTAGGGAGTTTATGGTCAAAAAACTAACCACCATTGACCATATTGGTAGTACGTACAGTATGTTTATGATAAATGAAGTGAAACATACGACGGCAATTTCAATATAA
- a CDS encoding peroxiredoxin has translation MALVGRQFPNLNVNAMNDMGDTFKVNVLEEAKNNNKKVVLFWYPKDFTFVCPTELHAFQAALGEFEKRNTIVIGASCDTAEVHFAWLSTSKDNGGIEGVTYPLLADSNRNLASALGILDIFNEQYDEETGLLTVEGDNVTYRATYIIDEEGTIQHESVNNMPLGRNVNEYLRIIDALTHVQEKGEVCPANWEDGKDAMKANAEGTREYLKAHLN, from the coding sequence ATGGCATTAGTAGGAAGACAATTTCCAAATTTAAACGTAAACGCTATGAATGACATGGGCGACACTTTTAAAGTGAACGTTCTTGAAGAAGCGAAAAATAACAATAAAAAAGTCGTATTATTCTGGTATCCAAAAGATTTCACTTTTGTTTGCCCAACAGAATTACACGCCTTTCAAGCTGCTTTAGGGGAGTTTGAAAAAAGAAACACTATAGTTATTGGTGCATCATGTGATACTGCTGAAGTTCACTTTGCATGGTTAAGCACTTCCAAAGACAATGGAGGAATTGAAGGTGTAACGTATCCGCTTTTGGCAGATTCTAACCGTAACTTAGCTTCAGCCTTAGGTATCCTCGATATTTTTAACGAACAATATGATGAAGAAACAGGACTTTTAACTGTTGAGGGTGACAACGTAACTTATAGAGCGACTTACATTATCGATGAAGAAGGAACCATTCAGCATGAAAGTGTAAACAACATGCCGTTAGGTAGAAATGTGAATGAATACTTGAGAATTATCGATGCATTAACACACGTACAAGAAAAAGGCGAAGTTTGTCCTGCAAACTGGGAAGATGGTAAAGATGCCATGAAAGCCAATGCAGAAGGTACTCGTGAGTATTTGAAAGCACACTTAAACTAG
- the nhaC gene encoding Na+/H+ antiporter NhaC, whose amino-acid sequence MQDNDNRSEINIEDQHIIDNKELNLTEALIPVVILMGLLSYNIFFVEGQEWFGTYTNQIILLLGGAVAAVVGFFNKTTVKTMLEEVWENLKSVFVPIMILFLVGALAGTWLVSGVIPAMVYYGLQVLSPGIFLPASVIIAAVISIATGSSWTTSATVGIALVGIGTALGINSGMIAGAVISGAYFGDKMSPLSDTTNLAPAMAGTDLFTHIRYMALTTIPTIIVTLIVFAIISASIAPTGNADISNLLTSIDETFNTSAWLFLVPAAVILLILLKTKPLVALAAGTILAAIFALIFQPEVLKTLSDSSFSAILNSILTDTSIATDNEKLNDLFSSGGMNGMLWTIFLIICAMVFGGIMDGIGALARITKALLSIASTIFGLFASTVLSCLGLNVIASDQYLAIVIPGKMFKKAYEDKGLAPENLSRTLEDSGTVTSVLIPWNTCGAYQSGVLGVSVADYFVYAIFNWLSPFTTLVFAAFRIKIKMLTKQNV is encoded by the coding sequence ATGCAAGACAATGATAACCGCTCTGAGATTAATATAGAAGATCAACACATTATTGACAATAAAGAGCTTAATCTTACAGAAGCGCTTATTCCTGTTGTTATATTAATGGGTTTACTATCTTATAACATCTTTTTTGTTGAAGGACAAGAATGGTTTGGCACCTATACCAATCAAATTATATTATTATTAGGAGGAGCTGTTGCAGCTGTTGTTGGTTTTTTTAATAAAACCACTGTAAAAACAATGCTCGAGGAAGTTTGGGAAAACTTGAAAAGTGTATTTGTACCTATCATGATTTTGTTTTTAGTTGGTGCTTTGGCAGGAACTTGGTTAGTGAGCGGTGTGATTCCCGCAATGGTTTATTATGGCTTGCAAGTTCTAAGTCCAGGAATATTCTTACCTGCATCTGTGATTATAGCAGCAGTAATTTCTATTGCTACTGGCAGTTCGTGGACCACTTCTGCAACTGTTGGTATTGCTTTGGTTGGCATAGGAACAGCATTAGGTATCAATTCAGGCATGATCGCTGGAGCTGTAATTTCTGGTGCCTATTTTGGAGATAAAATGTCACCCTTGAGTGATACCACAAATTTAGCGCCTGCTATGGCTGGTACGGATTTGTTCACGCACATTAGATACATGGCACTTACAACAATACCTACTATAATAGTGACGTTAATTGTTTTCGCAATTATTAGCGCTTCAATTGCGCCAACTGGTAATGCAGATATTAGTAATTTATTGACCTCAATAGATGAAACCTTTAATACAAGTGCTTGGCTTTTTTTAGTTCCTGCTGCTGTAATATTACTTATCCTTTTAAAAACTAAACCTCTAGTTGCATTGGCCGCAGGAACGATATTAGCTGCTATTTTTGCACTAATTTTCCAACCTGAAGTTTTAAAGACATTGTCGGATTCAAGTTTTTCTGCCATTTTAAATTCCATCTTAACCGATACATCTATTGCAACTGATAATGAGAAATTAAATGACCTATTCTCCTCTGGTGGAATGAACGGCATGCTATGGACAATCTTCTTAATTATTTGTGCCATGGTATTTGGCGGTATTATGGATGGCATTGGCGCTTTAGCTCGTATAACCAAAGCTTTGCTTTCCATCGCCTCAACCATCTTCGGACTATTTGCAAGTACCGTGCTTAGTTGCTTGGGTCTGAATGTGATTGCATCAGATCAATATTTAGCCATCGTCATTCCAGGGAAAATGTTTAAAAAAGCCTATGAGGATAAAGGTTTAGCCCCTGAAAATTTAAGTCGAACATTAGAGGATTCTGGTACAGTGACCTCGGTTCTTATTCCTTGGAATACTTGTGGTGCTTACCAAAGTGGTGTTTTAGGCGTTAGCGTAGCAGATTATTTTGTCTATGCCATATTCAATTGGTTAAGTCCATTTACAACTCTAGTTTTCGCTGCCTTCAGAATTAAAATAAAAATGTTAACAAAACAGAACGTTTAA
- a CDS encoding autotransporter outer membrane beta-barrel domain-containing protein encodes MKSIIKFSFLILFTFALNAQVGIGTTTPNGALEITSTTDGLLIPRVALTDLTTLTVATPTESEIVFNTTSNGTVEPGYYYLADISGTLTWVRFGGSGWLLDGNPTVTAVNFLGSINDADVAFRRFNLPAGKIGSTNTSFGVGALEVNTNTNNVAFGTNALGSSINGVESVAIGSNALSGSTAAGPNAFSGYANIAIGYNTLTNLNPGNDNVAVGYQALQNNIASQATGTGNRNIGIGYRAGQNNRATGFIAIGYEAGVGNRAPNNIAIGTNTLDNHLDPASDRNIAIGTDAMGTGSVVSQTVSKNVVLGYQAGQSITSINNVAIGDQAGLALGGGESNIAIGTATMVQGGGSAFNVAIGVDAMFNYTGGSNVSIGYRANQFNGSGNQSVAIGHSASTADRTNSIAIGYQATASADYEIRLGNNAITQVITSGIVNAPSFLATGTSTAYADYVFQDYYSGMSEIKSDYKFNTLEKAEAFVIKNGHLPGVKSFAEVMENGFKLELTEATITNLEKLEEQFLYITELNKKIKTQENTISTQDEKIKALEARLDRIEKLLDK; translated from the coding sequence ATGAAATCAATTATAAAATTTTCATTCTTAATACTGTTTACATTTGCATTAAATGCACAGGTAGGTATAGGTACAACTACTCCTAATGGAGCTCTCGAAATAACGTCGACAACAGATGGTTTACTGATACCAAGAGTTGCTTTAACAGATTTAACAACATTAACAGTCGCAACACCTACTGAATCTGAAATTGTATTTAACACCACAAGTAATGGTACGGTAGAACCAGGTTATTACTACCTAGCAGATATCTCAGGTACATTAACTTGGGTAAGATTTGGTGGTAGTGGTTGGCTTCTAGATGGTAATCCTACTGTAACAGCTGTTAATTTTTTGGGTTCTATAAACGACGCAGACGTTGCTTTTAGAAGATTCAATTTACCAGCTGGAAAAATTGGATCAACAAATACATCTTTTGGTGTTGGTGCCTTAGAAGTGAATACGAATACAAACAATGTTGCATTTGGGACAAACGCTTTAGGATCTAGTATTAATGGTGTAGAAAGCGTTGCTATAGGAAGTAATGCCCTATCTGGTTCTACCGCTGCTGGCCCTAATGCTTTTTCAGGATATGCCAATATTGCAATAGGGTATAATACGCTCACTAATTTAAATCCTGGAAATGATAATGTTGCCGTAGGCTATCAAGCTCTTCAAAATAATATCGCCAGTCAAGCTACTGGTACTGGAAATAGAAATATTGGAATAGGTTATAGAGCGGGACAAAATAACCGAGCAACTGGATTTATTGCGATTGGTTATGAAGCAGGTGTTGGCAATAGAGCTCCAAATAATATCGCTATCGGTACAAATACTTTAGACAATCACTTAGATCCAGCTTCAGACCGTAATATAGCTATTGGGACAGATGCTATGGGCACTGGCTCTGTTGTGTCACAAACGGTTTCAAAGAATGTTGTTTTAGGTTATCAAGCTGGTCAGTCCATAACATCAATTAATAATGTAGCTATCGGTGATCAGGCAGGATTAGCGCTAGGAGGAGGAGAGTCTAATATTGCTATTGGTACTGCTACTATGGTTCAAGGTGGTGGTTCCGCATTTAATGTGGCCATTGGTGTAGATGCTATGTTTAATTATACAGGTGGTAGTAACGTGTCAATAGGTTACAGAGCTAATCAATTTAATGGAAGTGGAAATCAGAGTGTGGCTATTGGTCATAGTGCTAGTACGGCTGACCGAACAAATTCAATAGCTATTGGTTATCAGGCAACTGCTTCTGCGGATTATGAAATACGCTTAGGTAATAACGCTATTACTCAAGTCATAACGTCTGGTATTGTTAATGCACCGAGTTTTTTGGCAACTGGAACGAGCACAGCATACGCCGATTATGTTTTTCAAGATTACTATAGCGGAATGTCTGAAATTAAGTCTGATTATAAATTCAATACATTAGAAAAGGCAGAAGCGTTTGTGATTAAAAACGGTCATTTACCTGGTGTAAAATCGTTTGCCGAAGTTATGGAGAATGGCTTCAAATTAGAACTTACAGAAGCTACTATTACAAATTTGGAGAAATTAGAAGAGCAATTTCTATATATAACTGAGCTGAATAAGAAAATAAAAACACAAGAAAATACGATAAGCACACAAGATGAAAAAATAAAAGCTCTTGAAGCGCGTTTAGACAGAATAGAAAAGCTTTTAGATAAATAA
- a CDS encoding response regulator transcription factor — MKQSQIKDLYRFIFKSYDKPSLKKHIEKLIELDEYLPYSSTFFCVTNTQELTFEYVSKNYKSCLGLDASELKVHGMRYFWSRIHPGDVDAWLSALNNLMEFTLSEIPEERRKDANYTWNFRLKNADDIYVNIVQNTTPLVFDSAGKPIIGLAHYTVLDPNIKMEITASAKLLNTKKEYETIYFNNFSQKLLNEGISNRERDVIRLLVLNNTSKEISEKLSISSHTVDTHRRNILKKLKISSTGELVGMLKMNQHWL, encoded by the coding sequence ATGAAACAGTCGCAAATCAAAGATTTATATCGCTTTATATTCAAGTCATATGACAAGCCATCTCTAAAGAAACATATCGAAAAATTAATAGAGCTCGATGAGTATTTGCCTTACAGTTCTACGTTTTTTTGCGTTACCAATACCCAAGAATTAACTTTCGAATATGTAAGTAAAAACTATAAGTCGTGCCTAGGATTAGACGCAAGTGAGCTAAAAGTACATGGTATGCGTTATTTTTGGAGTAGAATTCATCCAGGGGATGTTGATGCATGGTTAAGCGCACTTAATAATTTAATGGAATTTACACTCAGTGAAATACCAGAAGAGAGACGAAAAGATGCGAATTACACATGGAATTTTAGATTGAAAAATGCAGATGATATTTATGTCAATATCGTACAGAATACAACCCCTTTGGTTTTTGATTCTGCCGGAAAACCCATAATTGGATTAGCTCATTACACGGTTTTGGATCCAAATATAAAAATGGAGATTACGGCTTCTGCTAAATTGCTTAATACCAAAAAAGAATATGAAACTATATATTTTAATAATTTTTCTCAAAAATTATTAAATGAGGGAATAAGCAACAGAGAGCGCGATGTTATTAGGTTACTCGTTTTGAACAATACAAGTAAAGAAATTTCTGAGAAGTTAAGTATAAGTTCACACACGGTAGATACACACCGAAGGAATATATTGAAAAAGCTTAAAATTTCGTCAACAGGAGAACTCGTTGGTATGTTAAAAATGAATCAACATTGGTTGTGA
- the lpdA gene encoding dihydrolipoyl dehydrogenase, translating to MKSYDVAIIGSGPGGYVAAIRCAQLGMKTAIIEKYSTLGGTCLNVGCIPSKALLSSSHHYEEATKHFEEHGIEIPGEIKVNLEKMIGRKQAVVDQTTGGIDFLMKKNNIDVFEGLGFFKDATHIKIDGKDAQEIEAKKIIIATGSKPSNLPFIELDKERIITSTEALKLKEIPKHLIIIGGGVIGLELGQVYRRLGAEVTVIEYMDRIIPTMDAGLSKELNKVFKKAKCKMMVSHKVQSVERKGDEVIVKAENKKGEVVEFKGDYCLVSVGRRPYTDGLNAEAAGVKINDRGQVEVNEHLQTSASHIYAIGDVIKGAMLAHKAEEEGVFVAETIAGQKPHIDYNLIPGVVYTWPEVAAVGKTEEELKADNVEYKVGQFPFRALGRARASGDLEGFVKILADKTTDEVLGIHMIGARCADLISEAVVAMEYRASAEDISRMSHAHPTFAEAVKEAALAATDDRALHV from the coding sequence ATGAAGTCATACGATGTAGCAATAATAGGTTCTGGACCTGGCGGTTATGTAGCCGCAATTCGTTGCGCACAATTAGGCATGAAAACTGCCATTATTGAAAAATATTCCACGCTTGGTGGTACATGCTTAAACGTAGGCTGTATTCCTAGCAAAGCCTTATTGAGTTCGTCGCACCATTACGAAGAAGCTACCAAACATTTTGAAGAGCATGGTATTGAGATTCCTGGCGAGATTAAAGTGAATCTGGAAAAAATGATTGGTCGTAAGCAAGCTGTTGTGGATCAAACAACTGGTGGTATTGATTTCTTAATGAAGAAAAATAATATTGACGTTTTTGAAGGGTTAGGGTTTTTTAAAGATGCGACTCATATTAAAATTGATGGAAAGGATGCTCAGGAAATTGAAGCAAAAAAAATCATCATTGCAACAGGAAGTAAGCCAAGTAACTTACCATTTATAGAATTAGATAAGGAGCGTATCATCACTTCAACAGAAGCTTTAAAACTAAAGGAAATTCCAAAGCACTTAATTATCATTGGTGGAGGTGTTATTGGTTTAGAGCTCGGTCAAGTATATCGTCGTTTAGGTGCAGAAGTGACGGTTATAGAATATATGGACAGAATCATACCGACTATGGATGCTGGTTTGTCTAAGGAATTGAATAAGGTTTTTAAGAAGGCAAAATGCAAAATGATGGTATCGCACAAAGTGCAATCCGTTGAGCGAAAAGGCGATGAAGTTATTGTAAAAGCTGAAAACAAAAAAGGCGAAGTCGTGGAATTTAAAGGCGATTATTGCTTAGTGTCTGTTGGTCGTCGTCCTTATACGGATGGTCTAAATGCTGAAGCTGCAGGTGTGAAAATCAATGATAGAGGACAAGTTGAAGTAAATGAGCATCTACAAACCTCTGCATCCCATATTTATGCTATTGGCGATGTCATCAAAGGCGCTATGTTAGCACACAAAGCTGAGGAAGAAGGTGTTTTTGTAGCGGAAACTATAGCTGGGCAAAAGCCACATATCGATTATAATTTAATTCCAGGTGTGGTTTACACATGGCCAGAAGTCGCTGCGGTTGGTAAAACCGAAGAAGAATTAAAAGCTGATAATGTTGAATACAAAGTGGGTCAATTTCCATTTAGAGCTTTAGGACGCGCTAGAGCAAGTGGTGATTTAGAAGGTTTTGTAAAAATATTAGCCGATAAAACTACAGATGAAGTATTGGGAATCCATATGATTGGTGCACGTTGTGCCGATTTAATTTCGGAAGCAGTTGTGGCGATGGAATATAGAGCTTCGGCTGAAGATATTTCCCGGATGTCCCATGCACACCCAACATTCGCCGAAGCAGTAAAAGAAGCCGCTTTAGCAGCAACTGACGATAGAGCATTACACGTATAG
- a CDS encoding LytR/AlgR family response regulator transcription factor: protein MSKTISCIIVDDEIMARDIIASHLSKIENMKVIAQCKNAIEAFNFINNHKVDLIFLDINMPEVSGISFAKSINKNIKIIFTTAYRDYAVEGFDLQAVDYLLKPIAFERLLKSVNRYFEVTSSLIEDVSEPAENNDFIFVRSDRKMLKVDFDSILYVESLSDYIKIHLSDKIIVTRETITAIEAKLPKNRFLRIHRSYIVALSQIQSFTNEHVTVHRKALSISRSYKKEVLKRLENF, encoded by the coding sequence ATGTCTAAAACTATTTCTTGTATCATTGTTGACGATGAAATAATGGCGCGGGACATTATAGCTTCCCACTTATCCAAAATTGAAAACATGAAGGTTATTGCACAATGCAAAAATGCGATTGAAGCCTTTAATTTTATTAATAACCATAAAGTTGACTTAATTTTTTTAGATATTAATATGCCTGAGGTTTCGGGCATTTCCTTTGCCAAATCCATAAATAAAAATATCAAGATTATCTTTACCACAGCTTACAGAGATTATGCTGTTGAAGGTTTTGATTTGCAAGCTGTAGATTATCTTTTAAAACCTATTGCTTTTGAGCGCTTATTGAAATCCGTTAACCGTTATTTTGAAGTGACCTCTTCTTTAATTGAAGATGTTTCTGAACCAGCAGAAAATAATGACTTTATATTTGTGCGTTCTGACCGAAAAATGCTAAAAGTAGATTTTGATTCTATTTTATATGTTGAAAGTTTAAGTGATTATATTAAAATTCATCTCTCCGACAAAATTATTGTAACGAGAGAAACCATAACCGCCATTGAAGCCAAATTACCTAAAAATCGTTTCCTAAGAATTCACAGGTCTTATATTGTTGCATTATCGCAAATTCAGTCTTTTACAAATGAACATGTTACAGTTCATCGAAAAGCGCTTTCCATTAGTCGAAGTTATAAGAAAGAAGTTTTGAAACGTCTAGAAAATTTTTAA
- the fabV gene encoding enoyl-ACP reductase FabV produces MIIEPRTRGFICLTSHPTGCEQNVLDQINYIKERPTKNGPKKVLVIGASTGFGLASRITSAYGSDASTIGVFFEKPPSEGRPASPGWYNSAAFETQAHKDGLYAKSINGDAFSNEIKAQTLKLIKDDLGKIDMLIYSLASPVRTHPETGERFKSVLKPIGDTFTNKTVDFHTGEVKEISIEPSSGDDIDNTVAVMGGEDWQMWIDLLKSEDVLSEDFKTVAYSYIGPSLTEAVYRKGTIGAAKDDLEATAFKITDTLEDINGKAYVSVNKALVTQASSAIPVIPLYISLLYQVMKDEGIHEGCIEQIERLFNERLYAENLELDEAGRIRIDDWEMRDDIQAKVLELWKQATTETLPNIGDLQGYKTDFFNLFGFEVDGVDYDKDVDEMVAIPGLQE; encoded by the coding sequence ATGATAATAGAACCAAGAACTAGAGGATTTATTTGTTTAACCTCGCATCCAACAGGTTGTGAGCAAAATGTATTGGATCAAATAAATTATATAAAAGAACGACCAACTAAAAACGGGCCTAAAAAAGTATTGGTAATTGGCGCTTCAACCGGATTTGGTTTAGCCTCGAGGATAACGAGTGCTTATGGCTCTGATGCTTCAACTATTGGTGTGTTTTTCGAAAAGCCACCATCAGAAGGTCGTCCTGCTTCGCCAGGTTGGTACAATAGTGCAGCTTTTGAGACACAAGCTCACAAAGATGGTTTATACGCCAAAAGTATCAATGGCGATGCGTTTTCTAACGAAATTAAAGCACAAACCTTAAAATTAATAAAAGACGATTTGGGTAAAATCGATATGCTGATTTACAGTTTGGCTTCGCCAGTAAGGACGCATCCAGAAACAGGCGAACGTTTTAAGTCCGTTCTAAAACCCATTGGTGACACGTTTACTAATAAGACGGTCGATTTTCATACCGGCGAAGTCAAGGAAATTTCTATTGAACCAAGTTCTGGCGATGATATTGACAACACAGTGGCTGTAATGGGAGGCGAAGATTGGCAAATGTGGATTGATTTATTAAAATCTGAAGATGTATTATCTGAGGATTTTAAAACCGTTGCCTATTCTTATATCGGACCATCATTAACTGAGGCCGTTTACAGAAAAGGAACAATTGGAGCAGCGAAAGATGATTTGGAAGCGACAGCTTTTAAAATTACGGATACTTTAGAAGACATCAATGGGAAAGCCTATGTTTCTGTGAATAAAGCCCTAGTAACCCAAGCGAGTTCTGCAATTCCTGTAATTCCATTATACATTTCATTATTGTATCAAGTGATGAAGGACGAAGGCATTCACGAAGGATGTATTGAGCAAATTGAACGATTGTTTAACGAACGTCTATATGCTGAAAATTTAGAATTGGATGAAGCCGGAAGAATACGCATTGACGATTGGGAAATGCGAGACGATATCCAAGCAAAAGTTCTAGAACTTTGGAAACAAGCCACTACAGAAACCTTACCAAATATTGGCGATTTACAAGGTTATAAAACTGATTTCTTTAATCTCTTTGGGTTTGAAGTTGATGGAGTAGACTATGATAAAGACGTTGATGAAATGGTTGCTATTCCTGGATTGCAAGAATAA